A window of the Polaribacter sp. HaHaR_3_91 genome harbors these coding sequences:
- the pruA gene encoding L-glutamate gamma-semialdehyde dehydrogenase, translating into MSRGFYNVPKAVNEPVKGYAPGSPEKEELLATYKAMYNSNIDVPMHINGEEVRTGNTKNITPPHDHKHVVGQYHTADKTHVDTAISTALAAREAWSSVSWMERAAIFLKAAELLAGPYRARMNAATMIAQSKNVYQAEIDAACEMIDFFRFNVEYMTDIFKDQPTSSPGVWNRVEYRPLEGFIYAISPFNFTSIAANLPASAALMGNVVVWKPSDHQAYSAQVIVDLFKEAGLPDGVINVVYGDPVMISDTVLSSPDFSGLHFTGSTHVFKELWKQIGTNIHTYKTYPRIVGETGGKDFIWVHNSSNPLQVATAMTRGAFEYQGQKCSAASRSYIPASLWPEVKKHLIAQVSELKMGSPEDTSNFINAVIHEGSFDKITSYIEAAKKDKDAEIIIGGNHDKSVGYFIEPTVIVSQSPKYATMTTELFGPVMTVYVYEDADWEASLKLVDESTEYGLTGAIFSTDRYIVEKASKALENAAGNFYINDKPSGAVVGQQPFGGARASGTNDKAGSAQNLLRWTSVRLIKETLVSPTDYKYPFLG; encoded by the coding sequence ATGTCAAGAGGATTTTATAATGTTCCGAAAGCAGTAAACGAACCTGTAAAAGGGTACGCTCCGGGCTCTCCTGAAAAGGAAGAATTATTAGCTACTTATAAAGCTATGTATAACAGCAATATTGATGTGCCAATGCACATTAATGGTGAAGAAGTTAGAACAGGAAATACTAAAAATATTACTCCTCCTCATGATCATAAACATGTGGTTGGGCAATATCACACAGCAGATAAAACGCATGTAGACACTGCTATTTCTACAGCTTTAGCTGCTAGAGAGGCTTGGTCTAGCGTAAGTTGGATGGAACGTGCTGCAATTTTCTTAAAGGCTGCAGAATTACTAGCAGGACCTTATAGAGCAAGAATGAATGCAGCAACTATGATTGCGCAATCTAAAAACGTGTATCAAGCAGAAATTGATGCTGCTTGTGAAATGATTGACTTCTTCCGTTTTAACGTAGAATACATGACGGATATTTTTAAAGATCAACCAACATCTTCCCCTGGAGTTTGGAACAGAGTTGAATACAGACCTTTAGAAGGATTTATCTACGCTATTTCTCCTTTTAACTTTACATCTATTGCTGCAAATTTACCTGCATCAGCTGCATTAATGGGTAATGTTGTTGTTTGGAAACCTTCTGATCATCAAGCATATTCTGCACAAGTAATTGTAGATTTATTTAAAGAAGCTGGTTTGCCAGATGGTGTAATAAACGTTGTTTACGGAGATCCAGTTATGATCTCTGATACTGTATTAAGTTCTCCAGATTTCTCTGGATTACACTTTACAGGTTCTACACATGTTTTTAAAGAATTATGGAAGCAAATTGGTACTAATATCCATACATATAAAACGTATCCAAGAATTGTTGGAGAAACTGGTGGAAAAGATTTTATCTGGGTTCACAACTCTTCTAATCCTTTACAAGTTGCAACTGCAATGACAAGAGGTGCTTTTGAATACCAAGGTCAAAAATGTTCTGCTGCTTCTCGTTCTTACATTCCTGCGTCACTTTGGCCAGAGGTTAAGAAACATTTAATTGCACAAGTAAGTGAGTTAAAAATGGGATCTCCAGAAGATACTTCAAACTTTATAAACGCAGTGATTCACGAAGGTTCTTTTGATAAAATTACAAGTTATATCGAAGCTGCTAAAAAAGATAAAGACGCTGAAATAATTATTGGTGGAAACCATGATAAATCTGTTGGTTACTTTATTGAGCCTACTGTAATTGTTAGTCAATCTCCAAAATACGCAACCATGACAACTGAGTTATTTGGCCCAGTAATGACGGTTTATGTATACGAAGATGCAGATTGGGAAGCTTCTTTAAAATTAGTAGATGAATCTACAGAATACGGATTAACAGGTGCTATCTTCTCTACTGATAGATATATTGTAGAAAAAGCTTCTAAAGCATTAGAAAATGCTGCAGGAAACTTTTATATTAACGATAAGCCATCTGGAGCTGTTGTTGGTCAGCAACCATTTGGAGGAGCAAGAGCTTCTGGAACAAATGATAAAGCTGGTTCTGCACAAAACTTATTACGTTGGACTTCTGTTAGATTGATAAAAGAAACATTGGTTTCTCCTACAGATTATAAATACCCTTTCTTAGGATAG
- a CDS encoding nucleoid-associated protein, with protein sequence MIRKTKAEITKCILHKVANKFNSGQNVFSEDLIRFDQESYDLMKGFLLKPFGNLTQSYRFTKHEDVRLNEVNKFASEVFNDEESFVEYSKSIVNHLFEQSNSAQIKTGDVLVVYIEGIEYKDVLTEAIGVFKIENKVDFFQTYLDDNESFDIVVQKGISTKRIDKGCLVLNTSDEEGTVVFSVDNNNYDAQYWVKNFLSVKLADDYNSHTQNYLEMCKEFSEEVIQPELGMHEKGNFLANTVDYFKENEAVDYATFKDEVFEDEKHKEKFDEYKNHFEKLNDVLIRNNFDVSGVVLKKEKNKLKTEIKLDTNINIKLDVDAPEAASEYLERGYDEEKKMKYYKVYFNEEK encoded by the coding sequence ATGATTAGAAAAACCAAAGCAGAAATTACCAAATGTATTTTACATAAAGTAGCCAATAAATTTAATAGCGGACAAAATGTTTTTTCTGAAGACTTAATTCGTTTCGATCAAGAAAGTTACGATTTAATGAAAGGTTTTTTACTAAAACCGTTCGGAAATTTAACGCAGAGTTATCGTTTTACCAAGCATGAAGATGTACGTTTAAACGAGGTGAATAAATTTGCTTCAGAAGTTTTTAATGACGAAGAAAGTTTTGTAGAATACTCTAAAAGTATTGTAAATCATTTATTTGAACAATCTAATTCAGCACAAATAAAAACCGGAGATGTCTTGGTTGTTTATATAGAAGGTATCGAATATAAAGATGTCTTAACAGAAGCAATCGGAGTTTTTAAAATTGAAAATAAAGTAGATTTCTTTCAAACGTATTTAGACGATAATGAAAGTTTTGATATTGTTGTACAAAAAGGAATCTCTACAAAAAGAATAGATAAAGGGTGTTTGGTTTTAAATACTTCTGATGAAGAAGGTACCGTTGTTTTTTCTGTAGATAATAACAATTACGATGCACAATATTGGGTTAAAAACTTCTTATCTGTAAAATTAGCAGACGATTATAATTCTCATACACAGAATTATTTAGAAATGTGTAAAGAATTTTCTGAAGAGGTAATTCAACCAGAATTAGGGATGCACGAAAAAGGAAACTTTTTAGCAAATACTGTAGATTACTTTAAAGAAAATGAAGCTGTAGATTACGCTACTTTTAAAGATGAAGTTTTTGAAGATGAGAAGCACAAAGAAAAATTTGACGAATATAAGAACCACTTCGAAAAGTTAAATGATGTGTTAATCAGAAATAACTTTGATGTTTCTGGAGTTGTTTTAAAGAAAGAGAAAAACAAGTTAAAAACAGAAATTAAGTTAGATACTAACATCAATATAAAACTAGATGTAGATGCACCAGAAGCGGCATCAGAATATTTAGAAAGAGGATATGATGAAGAAAAGAAAATGAAATACTATAAAGTGTATTTTAACGAAGAGAAGTAA
- a CDS encoding NRDE family protein, producing MCTVSYLPLGNNDFILTSNRDETPLRNTIPPQNYIENGVQLTYPKDELAGGTWIGLSDKSRLVCLLNGGFKIHTRKSSYKISRGIIVKNILSADDGVAYINNFDFTEIEPFTLILVDWKNQLDTYELVWDGNIKHFNKLTQEPKIWSSSTLYTEKMKEMRQVWFSNWLLENDEFHQEKILGFHQNENLGNTETSPKMKRNTVETVSVTSVKKEKSKVNITYLDVLNPLKSKIL from the coding sequence ATGTGTACAGTAAGTTATTTGCCTTTAGGGAATAATGATTTTATCTTAACTTCTAATAGAGACGAGACTCCACTAAGAAATACAATTCCACCTCAAAATTATATAGAAAATGGTGTTCAGTTAACGTATCCAAAAGACGAATTAGCTGGCGGAACTTGGATTGGTTTGAGTGATAAAAGTCGATTGGTTTGCCTTTTAAACGGTGGTTTTAAAATACATACAAGAAAGAGTTCTTATAAAATAAGTAGAGGTATTATTGTAAAAAATATTTTATCTGCTGATGATGGAGTGGCTTATATAAATAATTTTGACTTTACAGAAATAGAACCTTTTACTTTAATTTTAGTGGATTGGAAAAATCAATTAGATACCTACGAATTGGTTTGGGATGGAAATATAAAACATTTTAATAAATTAACACAAGAACCTAAAATTTGGTCTTCTTCTACTTTGTACACAGAAAAAATGAAAGAAATGAGGCAAGTTTGGTTTTCTAATTGGTTGTTAGAAAATGATGAATTTCATCAAGAAAAAATATTAGGTTTTCATCAGAATGAAAATTTAGGAAATACTGAGACTTCTCCTAAAATGAAAAGAAATACTGTAGAAACCGTAAGTGTTACTTCTGTAAAAAAAGAAAAAAGTAAGGTTAATATTACTTATTTGGATGTTTTAAATCCTCTGAAAAGCAAAATATTATAA
- the lipB gene encoding lipoyl(octanoyl) transferase LipB, translated as MNRNILLKDLSVKDYKETWDYQTELLQEIVAIKIDNRRNENTNPTKNYFLFVEHPHVYTLGKSGDLSNLLLNESQLAEKGATFYKINRGGDITYHGPGQIVGYPILDLENFFTDIHKYLRFLEEAIILTIAEYGIKSERSPGETGVWLDVGTPFARKICAMGIRSSRWVTMHGFALNANANLGYFDNIIPCGIKGKAVTSMEAELNRKVDIEEVKAKILKHFKVLFEVEEFIES; from the coding sequence ATGAACAGAAACATACTATTAAAAGACTTATCTGTCAAAGATTACAAGGAGACTTGGGATTATCAAACTGAATTATTACAAGAAATTGTAGCCATTAAGATTGATAACCGTAGAAACGAGAATACAAACCCAACAAAAAATTACTTTTTATTTGTAGAGCATCCACATGTTTACACTTTAGGTAAAAGTGGAGACCTAAGTAATTTGTTACTGAATGAAAGTCAGTTAGCAGAAAAAGGAGCTACTTTTTATAAAATAAATCGTGGTGGAGATATTACCTACCATGGTCCCGGGCAAATTGTTGGCTACCCAATTCTAGATTTAGAAAATTTTTTTACAGACATACATAAATATTTACGGTTTTTAGAAGAAGCAATTATTTTAACCATCGCAGAATATGGTATAAAATCAGAAAGAAGTCCTGGGGAAACTGGGGTTTGGCTAGATGTAGGAACACCATTTGCACGTAAAATTTGTGCTATGGGAATCCGTTCTTCTCGCTGGGTTACCATGCATGGATTTGCTCTAAATGCCAATGCTAATTTGGGTTATTTTGATAATATTATTCCGTGTGGAATTAAAGGAAAAGCAGTAACCTCTATGGAAGCTGAATTGAACCGAAAAGTAGATATAGAAGAAGTAAAAGCTAAAATTTTAAAACACTTTAAAGTACTTTTTGAAGTTGAAGAGTTTATTGAATCTTAA
- a CDS encoding reprolysin-like metallopeptidase: MKTRLLLLFIFVGFFSSIEVINAQTFLKKIDKDNYSIQEDQIYSKKNFPKAYNLVSIDINNFNTVLKSKFSSKSEQKIIQLPNTEGGFSNFIINETSNFETKLSEKYSMIKSYSAQGVDDPTAVAKISIGTDGFHAVVYSGLEKTLYIDPYSKDKKSLIVYKRSDLDTDNDSFNCHVEEAARRSVAEITSLKNAQDGKLRTFRLALVCSGEYAQFHLTNQNISAAASDEVKKAAVLSAMNTTMTRVNGIFERDLSVRMTIVGDNDKVIFLDAATDNITDGDPDKMINEVQTICDTEIGSANYDIGHIFSIGGDGLAGGGVVCITGQKAKGVTGRSQPIGDAYDIDFVAHEMGHQFGANHTQSNSSCNRFSSTAVEPGSASTIMGYAGICAPNIQSKSDDYFHAVSIAEMWNIISSSANCAVLTDTNNSAPTANAGLDYSIPKSTPFLLKGVGADADGTASLTYNWEQTDNESATMPPVATNSGGPMFRSLPSATNSERYMPELATVVAGSTASTWEVVPSVARDLNFSFLVRDNHSGGGSTARDNMTVTVEDAEAFTVSAPSTAVSWYADTTQNITWNKGTTDIAPINCQNVTIKLSVDGGITFPIILKENTPNDGSENIVIPENPTTSARIMVEAADNIFYNVNATNFKINSSTPTFVMTNTSGDQSVCNTGNQSVNYILNFDFINGFSENVALSATGQPEGSIVSFNPSTIGVDGNVNMTVTGLNAVTEQPYTINVVGSSTSISNNIDVQLNITTSSFDALTLISPANDAVEVDLSTTLSWDADTNASNYNVQVATDTGFTHLVVNENVTLNEYSLSELSVNTTYFWRVKAENSCAEGSYSNVFEFKTLTPVYCTSNFTDDVIGKEFITNVTFNTITNNSGNAAVNGYEDFTAIETKVKNGEDHQVSVTLDTGGFQDHVYVFIDWNQDFIFDKTTERYDLGTESADIGTKTFTITVPGDAKFGSTTMRVVIEYDDSTGGYGDGPCNADHLTEWGETEDYTIVVIDVNNVSVQTTSETCVNENDGIITVDVSQTSLDYNVILSSSEGTSTSPIVGSSKIFSDLSPGIYEVCVETVQQDFTQCYEVEIVESQSISLKASASKTSKIYSFAIDEGTAPFSVFLNNKLLRTSSEKSFDIELNEGGLLEVKTAKDCEGVFKTTIDAVILLQNPVANSIELLLPLGVESDRIETLIYDINGKLVFKQMVNVQGNSMSIPFQQFANGIYILKLPIAAKPIKILKK, translated from the coding sequence ATGAAAACAAGATTATTGCTGTTATTTATTTTTGTTGGCTTCTTTTCTTCTATCGAGGTGATAAATGCTCAGACTTTTTTGAAGAAGATTGATAAAGACAATTATTCAATTCAAGAAGATCAAATTTATTCTAAGAAAAATTTTCCAAAAGCATACAATCTAGTTTCTATAGATATAAATAACTTTAATACTGTATTAAAATCAAAATTTAGTTCTAAATCGGAACAGAAAATTATACAATTACCGAATACTGAGGGAGGTTTTTCTAATTTTATTATCAATGAGACTTCAAATTTTGAAACCAAATTATCAGAAAAATACTCCATGATAAAGTCGTATTCTGCTCAAGGAGTAGATGATCCTACCGCAGTAGCAAAAATTAGTATTGGTACAGACGGTTTTCATGCAGTTGTGTATTCTGGTTTAGAAAAAACATTATATATAGACCCTTATTCTAAGGATAAAAAATCTTTAATTGTTTACAAAAGAAGTGATTTAGATACAGATAACGATAGTTTTAACTGTCATGTAGAAGAGGCTGCACGTAGAAGTGTTGCTGAAATTACTAGTTTAAAAAATGCGCAAGATGGAAAACTAAGAACTTTTCGTTTGGCCTTAGTTTGTAGTGGAGAATATGCGCAATTTCATTTAACAAATCAGAATATATCTGCAGCTGCTTCAGACGAAGTTAAAAAAGCTGCCGTACTTTCTGCAATGAATACGACCATGACAAGGGTTAATGGTATTTTTGAGAGAGACTTATCTGTAAGAATGACTATTGTTGGAGATAATGATAAAGTTATCTTTTTAGATGCAGCCACAGATAATATTACAGATGGAGATCCTGATAAAATGATTAATGAGGTACAGACTATTTGTGATACTGAAATAGGATCTGCTAATTATGATATTGGACATATTTTTAGTATTGGGGGAGATGGATTAGCCGGTGGAGGCGTAGTTTGTATTACAGGCCAGAAAGCTAAGGGAGTTACAGGAAGAAGTCAACCAATTGGTGATGCGTATGATATTGATTTTGTGGCACATGAAATGGGGCATCAATTTGGAGCAAATCACACACAAAGTAATAGCAGTTGTAATAGATTTAGTAGCACAGCAGTAGAACCTGGAAGTGCTTCTACAATAATGGGGTATGCAGGTATTTGTGCGCCAAACATACAGTCTAAAAGCGATGATTATTTTCATGCAGTTAGTATTGCAGAAATGTGGAATATTATCAGTTCTTCTGCTAATTGTGCTGTGTTGACAGATACAAATAATAGTGCACCAACAGCAAATGCAGGTTTAGATTATAGCATTCCAAAATCGACCCCCTTTTTATTAAAAGGAGTTGGAGCAGATGCAGACGGAACTGCTAGTTTAACTTATAATTGGGAGCAAACAGATAATGAATCTGCAACAATGCCTCCGGTTGCAACCAATTCTGGAGGACCAATGTTTAGATCGTTACCATCTGCAACCAATTCAGAAAGGTATATGCCTGAATTGGCAACGGTGGTAGCCGGTAGTACGGCATCAACTTGGGAAGTTGTGCCATCTGTAGCAAGAGATTTAAATTTTTCTTTTCTAGTGAGAGATAATCATTCAGGGGGGGGAAGTACTGCAAGAGATAATATGACAGTAACGGTAGAAGATGCAGAAGCTTTTACGGTTTCAGCTCCAAGTACAGCTGTCTCTTGGTATGCAGACACGACACAAAATATAACATGGAATAAAGGTACAACAGATATTGCCCCAATAAATTGCCAAAATGTAACGATTAAATTATCTGTAGATGGTGGAATTACGTTTCCTATTATTTTAAAAGAAAATACGCCTAATGATGGTTCTGAAAATATTGTAATACCAGAAAACCCAACTACATCTGCTAGAATTATGGTAGAAGCGGCAGATAATATTTTTTACAATGTAAATGCAACAAATTTTAAAATAAATTCATCAACTCCAACATTTGTAATGACAAATACAAGTGGAGATCAGTCTGTTTGTAATACCGGAAATCAGTCTGTAAATTATATTTTAAATTTCGATTTTATAAACGGATTTTCAGAAAATGTAGCTCTTTCGGCTACAGGTCAACCAGAGGGATCAATAGTTAGTTTTAATCCATCAACCATAGGTGTAGATGGAAATGTGAATATGACTGTAACTGGTTTAAATGCTGTTACTGAACAACCTTACACGATTAATGTAGTAGGGAGTTCTACAAGTATTTCTAATAATATAGATGTTCAATTAAATATAACGACTTCTAGCTTTGATGCTTTAACGCTAATTTCTCCTGCTAATGATGCTGTTGAAGTAGATTTGAGTACAACCTTAAGTTGGGATGCAGATACCAATGCAAGTAATTACAATGTACAAGTAGCAACAGATACTGGTTTTACACACTTGGTTGTAAATGAAAATGTAACTTTAAATGAATATTCCTTATCAGAACTTTCTGTAAACACCACTTATTTTTGGAGAGTAAAAGCTGAAAATAGTTGTGCAGAAGGTAGTTATTCAAATGTATTTGAATTTAAAACATTAACTCCTGTTTATTGTACTTCTAATTTTACAGATGATGTTATAGGGAAAGAATTTATAACTAATGTAACATTTAATACCATTACTAATAATTCTGGCAATGCTGCTGTAAATGGATATGAAGATTTTACTGCTATAGAAACGAAAGTGAAAAACGGAGAGGATCATCAAGTTTCTGTAACGCTAGATACAGGAGGGTTTCAAGATCATGTATATGTATTTATAGATTGGAATCAAGATTTTATTTTTGATAAAACAACGGAAAGGTATGATTTAGGAACAGAGTCTGCAGATATAGGAACTAAAACATTTACGATTACAGTGCCAGGTGATGCTAAATTTGGAAGCACAACAATGAGAGTTGTTATAGAATATGATGATTCTACAGGAGGTTATGGAGATGGCCCTTGTAATGCAGATCATTTAACTGAATGGGGAGAAACCGAAGATTATACAATTGTTGTTATAGATGTAAATAATGTTTCTGTGCAAACAACATCAGAAACTTGTGTAAATGAAAATGATGGTATTATTACGGTAGACGTATCGCAGACTTCTTTAGATTATAATGTAATATTATCAAGTTCTGAAGGTACTTCTACTTCTCCGATAGTTGGTTCTAGTAAAATATTTTCAGATTTAAGTCCGGGTATTTATGAGGTTTGTGTAGAAACAGTTCAACAAGACTTTACACAATGTTATGAAGTTGAAATTGTAGAGTCTCAATCAATATCATTAAAAGCTAGTGCAAGTAAAACATCAAAAATATATTCTTTTGCTATTGATGAGGGGACAGCTCCTTTTAGTGTGTTTTTAAATAATAAGCTATTAAGAACTTCTAGCGAAAAGAGTTTTGATATTGAGTTAAATGAAGGAGGCTTGTTAGAGGTAAAAACAGCTAAAGACTGTGAGGGTGTGTTTAAAACAACAATAGATGCTGTTATACTACTTCAAAATCCAGTAGCAAATTCTATTGAATTATTACTTCCTTTAGGAGTTGAAAGTGATCGTATAGAAACACTAATTTATGATATAAATGGTAAATTAGTCTTTAAACAAATGGTAAATGTTCAAGGTAATTCAATGTCCATTCCGTTTCAACAATTTGCAAACGGTATTTATATTTTAAAATTACCAATTGCTGCCAAACCTATTAAAATATTAAAGAAATGA
- a CDS encoding DUF2306 domain-containing protein, which yields MEYKYLIYAHLITVVPCVFIGAYLLAVKKGTPFHRNLGKTYMLLMMITAVITIFMPAYVGPQFLNHFGLIHLFSILTLYSVPTAIIAVKKGQIKKHKLKMIFLYVGAIVIAGGFTFTPGRYLHTLFFR from the coding sequence ATGGAATATAAATATTTAATATATGCACATTTAATAACGGTTGTTCCGTGTGTCTTTATTGGTGCTTATCTTTTAGCTGTAAAAAAAGGAACTCCTTTTCATAGAAACTTAGGCAAAACCTATATGCTGTTAATGATGATTACAGCAGTTATTACCATTTTTATGCCTGCTTATGTTGGCCCACAGTTTTTAAATCATTTTGGGCTTATTCATTTATTTAGCATTCTAACATTATACAGCGTTCCTACTGCTATAATTGCGGTAAAAAAAGGACAAATTAAAAAACATAAACTGAAAATGATCTTTCTCTATGTTGGTGCTATTGTTATTGCTGGAGGTTTTACATTTACTCCTGGTAGATATTTACACACTCTTTTTTTTAGATAA